ACCGGATTTTCCACAAAATAACGTAAAGTCTGTAAAAACTGAGCTCCTACGGCACCATCCACTGTTCTGTGATCACAGGCGAGTGTAAGTTTCATAGTACTACCCACTACTATTTCACCGTTCTTTACCACAGGTTTTTCTACAATGGCACCAACAGATAAAATCGCAGAATTAGGTTGGTTAATGATGGAGGTGAACTCTAAAATCCCAAACATTCCCAAATTCGATACTGTGAATGTACTTCCTTCCATCTCGGAAGGAGCAATCTTCTTATTCCTAGCTTTCCCAGCTAAATCCTTAACCGCAGCACCTATTTGGGTTAGACCCAACTGATCTGCAAATTTAACGACGGGAACTACAAGGCCTTCGTCCACAGCAACGGCAACTCCCATATGAATATGTTTATTATATCTTGTAGTATCACCATTCCAAGATGTATTAACTTGGGGATGTTTTTTTAATGCCATGGCACAAGCCTTTAATACCATATCGTTGAAAGATACCTTAGTGTCTGGCAAACTATTGATTTGAGCCCGCGATTCTTTTGCATTGTCCATATCAACCTCAATAGTCAAGTAAAAATGGGGTGCTGTGAATTTAGAATTTCCGAGAGCCTTTGCTATGGCCTTTCTCATGTTGGAATTCTTCACTTCTTCACTACCTTCTTCACCTACAGGCAAGCTAATAGGAAGTGCAGATGGCGCAGAACTCTCTACTTTGGCAGTAGCGGTTGCATCAGCTTTTGACGGCTGATAATTCTCAATATCCTTTTTGATGATTCTTCCGTTATCCCCAGATCCTGTAACATCCGACAAGTCTATGCCTTTGTCTTCAGCAATCTTTTTAGCGAGTGGCGATGCAAAAATACGCTCACCATCACTAACGGATTTTGTCTCCTTCTTCGAGGAAGTATCTGTTTTAGATTCAGATTTTTCTTCTTTCTTTTCACTCTCCGAAGTAGCCTTCTTTCCGCTAGATGATTTAGCATTTAATACAGCATCGACATCCGTTCCTTCTGGTCCAATTACGGCCAAGACCGCATCAACTGGAGATGATTCT
This sequence is a window from Maribacter aestuarii. Protein-coding genes within it:
- a CDS encoding pyruvate dehydrogenase complex dihydrolipoamide acetyltransferase, whose protein sequence is MATVVNMPRLSDTMEEGTVAAWLKKVGDKIEEGDILAEIETDKATMEFESFNEGTLLHIGIPEGETAPVDSLLAIIGEEGEDISGLINGSENTEEEKESEKEATEEDNERKEETADAGNQTSAEIPEGVEIIKMPRLSDTMEEGTVATWLKQVGDTVEEGDILAEIETDKATMEFESFYSGTLLHIGIQEGESSPVDAVLAVIGPEGTDVDAVLNAKSSSGKKATSESEKKEEKSESKTDTSSKKETKSVSDGERIFASPLAKKIAEDKGIDLSDVTGSGDNGRIIKKDIENYQPSKADATATAKVESSAPSALPISLPVGEEGSEEVKNSNMRKAIAKALGNSKFTAPHFYLTIEVDMDNAKESRAQINSLPDTKVSFNDMVLKACAMALKKHPQVNTSWNGDTTRYNKHIHMGVAVAVDEGLVVPVVKFADQLGLTQIGAAVKDLAGKARNKKIAPSEMEGSTFTVSNLGMFGILEFTSIINQPNSAILSVGAIVEKPVVKNGEIVVGSTMKLTLACDHRTVDGAVGAQFLQTLRYFVENPVTMLA